AGAATTTGCATTTTCAGGAGATAAAACGACTTTATTGACTCTTTTTATTTCTTCTTCAATCAGCTCTTTTTTCCTAAGGAATTTGGCATATCTTTCTTCGGAAATAAGTCCTGCCTGGTAACCCTTTTCCGTTAATCTGAGGTCTGCGTTATCCTGCCTTAAAAGAAGTCTGTATTCTGCCCTGCTTGTCATCATTCGATAAGGCTCCTGAGTGCCTTTCGTCACAAGGTCATCAATTAAAACCCCGATATAGCCTTCGGAACGGTCTATGATAAAAGGCTCCTTATCGTCTATATACATAGATGCATTGATTCCTGCAATAATCCCTTGGGCCGCCGCTTCTTCATAGCCGGAGCTTCCGTTAAACTGGCCTGCGGAAAAAAGCCCTTTTATATTTTTAAATTCAAGGCTTAATTTAAGCATGGTAGCATCGATGCAGTCATATTCAATGGCATAGCCTGTCCGCATAAAACGGCAGTTTTCAAGGCCGGGTATGGTTCTGTACATTTGCTTTTGAACTTCTTCCGGCAAAGAGGTGCTCATACCCTGAACATACATTTCATTGGTAAATTCCCCTTCAGGCTCTACAAATACCTGATGCCTGTCCTTATCGGAAAAACGGACGATTTTGTCTTCTATGGAAGGGCAGTATCTCGTTCCTGTTCCCTCAATCACCCCTGCATAAAGAGGAGAACGGCTGAGGTTCTTTCTGATAATTTCATGGGTTTCTTCATTGGTATAAGTCAAATAACAGGGGATTTGCTCTCTTGAAATATCCTTGTCTTCGTTTTCAAAGGAAAAGGGGGTTATTTTTTCGTCCCCGTCCTGAACCGCCATTTTTGAAAAATCCACGGTCCTTTTATCGATTCTTGCAGGGGTCCCTGTTTTAAACCGGTACATTTTAATCCCCAGCTCTTCTAAGGAGCTTCTTAGGGCTTTGGCGCTTTTGAGACCATTCGGGCCGGATTCCGTTATGACCTCTCCGCAAAGACATCTGGCATTCAAATAAGTTCCAGTTGCGATAATAACGACCTTTGCTTCATAAATGCCGCCGTTTTCCGAAACTACGCCTTTTAT
This is a stretch of genomic DNA from Anaeropeptidivorans aminofermentans. It encodes these proteins:
- the mnmG gene encoding tRNA uridine-5-carboxymethylaminomethyl(34) synthesis enzyme MnmG; this translates as MNYRGESADVIVIGAGHAGCEAALASARLGKKTMVFTVNMDSIAMMPCNPNIGGSSKGHLVKEIDALGGEMGRNIDKTYIQSRMLNTGKGPAVYSLRVQADKSAYSKTMKHTLENTENLYIIQDEIVKIITQDGVIKGVVSENGGIYEAKVVIIATGTYLNARCLCGEVITESGPNGLKSAKALRSSLEELGIKMYRFKTGTPARIDKRTVDFSKMAVQDGDEKITPFSFENEDKDISREQIPCYLTYTNEETHEIIRKNLSRSPLYAGVIEGTGTRYCPSIEDKIVRFSDKDRHQVFVEPEGEFTNEMYVQGMSTSLPEEVQKQMYRTIPGLENCRFMRTGYAIEYDCIDATMLKLSLEFKNIKGLFSAGQFNGSSGYEEAAAQGIIAGINASMYIDDKEPFIIDRSEGYIGVLIDDLVTKGTQEPYRMMTSRAEYRLLLRQDNADLRLTEKGYQAGLISEERYAKFLRKKELIEEEIKRVNKVVLSPENANSVLRLYKSTEISTGAGLSELIRRPELDYFKLSPTDTGRPQLPSYIQEQVNIQIKYEGYIKRQMLQVNQFKKMEEKLLPETIDYSKISGLRIEARQKLDKIRPENLGHASRITGVSPADISVLLVYLKSLSREA